In Janthinobacterium rivuli, a single genomic region encodes these proteins:
- the purL gene encoding phosphoribosylformylglycinamidine synthase has product MLILPGSNALSHFRSHRLLSQLQAVSPAIVAVQARYVHFIDASAPLTSDDSTRLGALLTYGEPAHADNTEGAAEEFFVIPRFGTISPWASKATDIAHNCGMAHIKRVERGVAFRINLKSGILGSAIGAGKLTEAQLNSVADLLHDRMTESVLRSADDAKDLFRTLEARPLESIDLLGQGKLALETANTELGLAMSEDEIDYLDAAFTKAGRNPTDVELMMFAQANSEHCRHKIFNADWTIDGVAQPKSLFGMIKNTHELQPKGTVVAYSDNSSIMEGATVSRFYPRGDKHEYAASTELTHTLMKVETHNHPTAISPFPGASTGAGGEIRDEGATGRGAKPKAGLTGFTVSNLSLPDAVRSWETAASVTAPLAGRTDADQYGKPERIASPLQIMIEGPLGGAAFSNEFGRPVLGGYFRTYEQNVGVDKDAVFGYHKPIMIAGGIGNISAQHTHKNDIPVGSLLVQLGGPGMRIGMGGSAASSMTTGSNTADLDFDSVQRGNPEMERRAQEVINACWQMGADNPIISIHDVGAGGLSNAFPEITNDAKRGAIFDLRKVPLEESGMAPKEIWSNESQERYVLAIAPESLPLFKAMCERERCLFAAVGVATEERQLKLIDPELGNEPVDMPMDVLLGKPPKMQRDVVHVANDFPAIDLTGMDLKDVAQKVLLLPTVADKSFLITIGDRSVGGMTVRDQMVGPWQVPVADCAVTTMSFEGYLGEAMAMGERTPLAVIDAAASGRMAVGEAVTNIAAAAISDISDIKLSANWMAACGQPGQDAALYDTVKAVGMDLCPALGISIPVGKDSLSMRTTWKDESTGAAKSVTSPVSLIVSSFAPVTDVRKSLTPQLKTDKGDTSLILIDLGRGKNRLGASALAQVMGQLGNETPDVDSAEDLKGFFAAIQKLNSDDKLLAYHDRSDGGLYATLTEMAFAGHTGMSVNLDMLTMEGEHSSDWGDAKNWTGQVAERRNELTLRALFSEELGAVIQVRAEEKSLVMDVLRTFNLGACSHIIGKLNDRDVIEFTRDAKLIYTQPRAELHRLWSETSWRIARLRDNPACADAEYDRLLDVQDPGMSPIVTFDQNENIAAPFIATGVRPRVAILREQGVNSHIETAYVMHQAGFTAVDVHMSDLIADRVKLDDFQGVIAVGGFSYGDVLGAGEGWAKTILFNASLAEQFARFFNRMDSFGLGICNGCQMMSNLKSIIPGAHAWPKFTRNKSEKFEGRFAMVEVMDSPSIFFNGMAGTQAGIAIAHGEGYADFSQTGDITQVTKAMRFVDNKGAATEAYPYNPNGSPEGITSVTTPDGRFTVLMPHAERVFRSVQQSYHPEAWGEDSPWMRMFRNARKFVG; this is encoded by the coding sequence ATGTTGATACTGCCGGGTTCCAATGCCCTGTCCCATTTCCGTAGCCACCGTCTGTTAAGCCAATTGCAAGCCGTCTCGCCTGCGATTGTTGCCGTACAAGCACGCTATGTCCATTTCATCGATGCCAGCGCGCCTCTCACCAGCGACGACAGCACGCGCCTTGGCGCCTTGCTGACGTACGGCGAGCCGGCCCATGCTGACAATACGGAAGGCGCTGCCGAAGAATTCTTCGTCATCCCCCGTTTCGGCACGATTTCGCCGTGGGCCTCGAAAGCCACCGACATCGCGCACAACTGCGGCATGGCGCACATCAAGCGCGTCGAACGCGGCGTCGCTTTCCGCATCAACCTGAAATCGGGCATCCTGGGCAGCGCCATTGGCGCCGGTAAATTGACTGAGGCGCAGTTGAACTCTGTGGCCGACCTGTTGCACGACCGCATGACGGAATCCGTGCTGCGCAGCGCGGACGACGCCAAGGACCTGTTCCGCACGCTGGAAGCGCGCCCGCTCGAATCGATCGATTTGCTGGGGCAGGGCAAGCTTGCTTTGGAAACGGCGAACACGGAACTGGGCCTGGCGATGTCGGAAGACGAAATCGACTACCTGGACGCCGCCTTCACCAAGGCCGGCCGCAACCCGACGGACGTGGAACTGATGATGTTCGCGCAGGCGAACAGCGAGCATTGCCGCCACAAGATCTTCAACGCCGACTGGACCATCGACGGCGTGGCGCAACCCAAGTCGCTGTTCGGCATGATCAAGAACACGCACGAACTGCAGCCGAAGGGCACCGTCGTCGCCTACAGCGACAATTCCTCGATCATGGAAGGCGCGACCGTGTCGCGCTTCTACCCGCGCGGCGACAAGCACGAATACGCGGCGTCGACGGAGCTGACGCACACCCTGATGAAGGTGGAAACGCATAACCACCCGACGGCGATTTCTCCATTCCCTGGCGCCTCCACGGGCGCGGGCGGCGAGATCCGCGACGAAGGCGCGACGGGCCGCGGCGCCAAGCCAAAAGCTGGCCTGACCGGCTTCACCGTATCGAATCTGTCGCTGCCGGACGCCGTGCGCAGCTGGGAAACGGCCGCTTCCGTGACGGCGCCGCTGGCAGGCCGTACGGATGCGGACCAGTACGGCAAACCGGAGCGCATCGCGTCGCCGCTGCAAATCATGATCGAAGGCCCCTTGGGCGGCGCCGCGTTCTCGAACGAATTCGGTCGTCCCGTATTGGGCGGCTACTTCCGCACGTATGAACAGAATGTCGGCGTCGACAAAGACGCCGTGTTCGGTTACCACAAGCCGATCATGATCGCTGGCGGCATCGGCAATATCTCGGCGCAGCACACGCACAAGAACGACATCCCCGTCGGCAGCCTGCTGGTGCAGCTCGGTGGCCCGGGCATGCGCATCGGCATGGGCGGCAGCGCCGCCTCGTCGATGACCACCGGCAGCAACACGGCCGACCTGGACTTCGATTCCGTCCAGCGCGGCAATCCGGAAATGGAACGCCGCGCCCAGGAAGTCATCAACGCCTGCTGGCAAATGGGCGCGGACAATCCGATCATCTCCATCCACGACGTGGGTGCGGGCGGCTTGTCGAACGCGTTCCCGGAAATCACCAACGACGCCAAGCGCGGCGCAATTTTCGACCTGCGCAAAGTGCCGCTGGAAGAATCGGGCATGGCGCCGAAGGAAATCTGGAGCAATGAATCGCAGGAACGCTACGTTCTGGCCATCGCGCCGGAAAGCCTGCCGCTGTTCAAAGCCATGTGCGAACGCGAACGCTGTCTGTTCGCCGCCGTGGGCGTGGCCACCGAAGAGCGTCAACTGAAACTGATCGACCCGGAACTCGGTAACGAGCCGGTCGACATGCCGATGGACGTCTTGCTGGGCAAGCCGCCGAAGATGCAGCGCGACGTGGTCCACGTGGCCAACGATTTCCCGGCGATCGACCTGACGGGCATGGACTTGAAGGACGTGGCGCAAAAAGTGCTGCTGCTGCCGACCGTGGCCGACAAATCCTTCCTGATCACCATCGGCGACCGCAGCGTGGGCGGCATGACCGTGCGCGACCAGATGGTGGGACCATGGCAAGTGCCGGTGGCCGATTGCGCCGTCACCACCATGAGCTTTGAAGGCTACTTGGGCGAAGCGATGGCCATGGGCGAACGCACGCCGCTGGCCGTTATCGACGCCGCAGCTTCCGGCCGCATGGCCGTGGGCGAAGCCGTCACCAACATCGCCGCCGCAGCAATCAGCGATATCAGCGACATCAAATTGTCCGCCAATTGGATGGCCGCTTGCGGCCAGCCTGGCCAGGACGCGGCCCTGTACGACACGGTCAAAGCCGTCGGCATGGACCTGTGCCCGGCGCTGGGCATCAGCATCCCCGTCGGCAAGGATTCGCTGTCGATGCGCACGACGTGGAAAGACGAGAGCACGGGCGCGGCGAAATCCGTCACGTCGCCGGTGTCGCTGATCGTGTCTTCGTTCGCGCCAGTAACGGATGTGCGCAAGTCGCTCACGCCGCAGCTGAAAACGGACAAGGGCGACACGTCATTGATCCTGATCGACCTGGGCCGCGGCAAGAACCGCCTGGGCGCTTCCGCGCTGGCGCAAGTCATGGGCCAATTGGGCAATGAGACGCCGGACGTCGACAGCGCGGAAGACCTGAAAGGCTTCTTCGCCGCCATCCAAAAGCTGAACAGCGACGACAAGCTGCTGGCCTACCATGACCGTTCGGACGGCGGCCTGTACGCCACCCTGACGGAAATGGCTTTCGCCGGCCACACGGGCATGTCCGTCAACCTGGACATGCTGACCATGGAAGGCGAGCATTCGAGCGACTGGGGCGACGCCAAGAACTGGACGGGCCAAGTCGCGGAACGCCGCAACGAACTGACCCTGCGCGCCTTGTTCAGCGAAGAGCTGGGCGCCGTGATCCAGGTGCGCGCGGAAGAAAAGTCGCTCGTCATGGACGTGCTGCGCACGTTTAATTTGGGCGCCTGCAGCCATATCATCGGCAAATTGAACGACCGCGACGTCATCGAATTCACACGCGACGCCAAGCTGATTTACACCCAGCCACGCGCTGAACTGCACCGCCTGTGGAGCGAAACGAGCTGGCGCATCGCCCGCCTGCGCGACAATCCAGCTTGCGCGGACGCCGAATACGACCGCCTGCTGGACGTGCAAGATCCGGGCATGTCGCCCATCGTCACGTTCGACCAGAACGAGAACATCGCCGCGCCATTCATCGCCACCGGCGTGCGTCCGCGTGTCGCCATCCTGCGCGAGCAGGGCGTCAACTCGCACATCGAGACGGCTTACGTCATGCACCAGGCAGGTTTTACGGCTGTCGACGTGCACATGAGTGACCTGATTGCCGACCGCGTGAAACTGGACGACTTCCAGGGCGTCATCGCCGTGGGCGGTTTCTCGTACGGCGACGTGCTGGGCGCTGGCGAAGGCTGGGCGAAAACGATTCTGTTCAACGCCAGCCTGGCGGAACAGTTCGCGCGCTTCTTCAACCGCATGGACAGTTTTGGTCTGGGTATCTGCAACGGCTGCCAGATGATGAGCAACCTGAAATCCATCATCCCTGGCGCCCACGCCTGGCCTAAATTCACGCGCAACAAGTCGGAGAAATTCGAAGGCCGCTTTGCCATGGTCGAAGTGATGGATTCCCCATCGATCTTCTTCAACGGCATGGCCGGCACCCAGGCCGGCATCGCCATCGCCCACGGCGAAGGCTACGCCGACTTCTCGCAAACGGGCGACATCACCCAGGTCACCAAAGCCATGCGCTTCGTCGACAACAAGGGCGCCGCCACCGAAGCGTATCCATACAACCCGAACGGCTCGCCGGAAGGCATCACCTCCGTCACCACGCCAGACGGCCGCTTCACCGTGCTGATGCCGCATGCGGAACGCGTGTTCCGGTCAGTCCAGCAGTCGTATCACCCTGAAGCATGGGGCGAGGATTCGCCATGGATGCGCATGTTCAGGAATGCGCGGAAGTTTGTGGGGTAA
- the dgt gene encoding dGTP triphosphohydrolase — protein sequence MYNEETREFAKNQEIIISSLHYRSFNQDNDKRNGRDEDMRDYARVLYSSSFRRLQGKMQLLGIDASRFNRNRLTHSLEVAQIARSIAVDLGLNNSVFTETCSLIHDMGNPPFGHYGEKILNDLSSGFGGYEGNAQAFRLVRKLEKKHYSYEGLNLTIRTLFGITKYFYTQKQNSKKFLYPEDYSFLCNELSKNGIQIKKSIDAQIMDLSDEIAYAAHDLEDALSFKIITIGEILHEFKISTDFSSAYDDFKKITEYAEDEALNSTAHNTSEEYSIVLRKEITSTIVNLLCKDITVTEKNGVQELGYRTKEKLAEGLKKLLFRAILRKKDVQLYEKRGEKIIKGLYEVLTDKKYNKGNILLPAELRHIKDPQERLVIDYIAGMMDSYAAQEYERYFGKGSLDKIYCP from the coding sequence GTGTATAACGAAGAAACCAGAGAATTTGCGAAAAATCAAGAGATAATTATTTCATCGCTTCATTACAGATCATTTAATCAAGACAATGACAAACGGAATGGGCGCGATGAAGATATGCGAGATTATGCGAGAGTTTTATATTCATCTTCTTTTCGTCGACTTCAGGGAAAAATGCAGTTACTTGGCATCGATGCAAGTCGCTTTAACAGAAATCGTTTAACACATAGTTTGGAAGTTGCACAAATTGCACGCAGTATAGCTGTCGATCTAGGTCTAAACAACAGCGTCTTTACAGAAACCTGCTCTTTAATACATGACATGGGAAATCCTCCATTTGGTCACTACGGGGAAAAAATTCTGAATGACCTAAGTTCAGGCTTCGGCGGTTATGAGGGGAACGCACAGGCATTTCGCTTAGTTAGAAAATTGGAAAAGAAACATTATTCTTACGAGGGATTAAATCTTACAATAAGAACATTATTTGGAATAACTAAGTATTTCTACACACAAAAACAAAATAGTAAAAAATTTTTATACCCGGAAGATTATAGCTTTTTGTGTAACGAACTTTCGAAAAATGGAATTCAAATAAAGAAGAGTATCGATGCGCAAATAATGGATTTATCCGATGAAATTGCCTATGCAGCTCATGATCTCGAAGATGCATTAAGCTTCAAGATAATTACCATTGGAGAAATTCTTCATGAATTTAAAATTAGTACTGATTTTAGCTCAGCATATGATGATTTCAAAAAAATAACAGAATATGCCGAAGATGAAGCTCTTAACTCAACGGCACATAACACCTCCGAAGAATATTCGATTGTACTCCGCAAAGAAATCACATCCACCATTGTCAATCTACTCTGTAAAGATATAACAGTAACAGAAAAGAATGGTGTTCAAGAACTAGGATACAGAACGAAAGAAAAACTAGCGGAAGGGTTGAAGAAGTTGCTTTTTAGAGCAATCTTACGTAAAAAAGATGTTCAGCTCTATGAAAAACGTGGCGAAAAGATAATAAAAGGGCTTTATGAAGTTTTAACCGATAAAAAATATAATAAAGGAAACATTTTATTGCCAGCCGAATTGAGGCATATTAAAGATCCACAAGAGCGTTTAGTGATTGATTACATAGCGGGAATGATGGATTCCTACGCTGCCCAAGAGTATGAGAGGTATTTTGGCAAAGGATCTTTGGATAAAATATATTGTCCATAA